The genomic segment GAGCAGGTGCACGACGTCGGCCCGCGGGTTGTCGATGAGCTGCTCGGCGAGGCCGATCGACCAGCGGTAGCGGAACATCGCGAGCCGGCGCAGCTCCCGTTGCTCCTCGGAGTTGAGCAGGCGGTAGCTGGCCGCCACGGCGTCGCGCAGGCTGACCAGCGGCTCACTCGACCCCGGCCGGTCCAGGTCGAGCACGCGATCGCCGTACCGGTCGAGGATCTCGGGGATCGTCAGCACCCGGCCGCGCGCCGCCGCCAACTCGATCGCGAGCGGCAGACCGCCGAGCCGCCGCACCAGCGCGGCCAGCGGCGCGACCTCGCCGGGCTCGGGCTCGTCCCGGCGCACCTGGCCCAGCCGTTCCAGGAAGAGGGCCACCGCGGGGTAGGCCGCCGCCACGTCGGCCAGGGGGCCGTCGGTCTCGGGCGGGGGTGCGAGGAGCGGCGCGAGCGGCCACACCCGTTCGGCGGGCAGACCGATCGGGTGTCTGCCGGTGGCCAGGAAACGCACGGTGGGCAAGCGTTCGAGCAGCTGGCTGAGCATTTCGGCGGTGGCGTCGGGCGAGCGCTCGACGGCGTCGACGAGGACGAGCGCGGCCCGGCCGGCGAAGACGGCGGGCAGGTCGTCGGCCCGGCCGACACCGAACTCGGCCGCGATGCTGCCCAGCATCTCGCCGACCGTGCAGCCGTCGGTCACCACGATGCCGGCCACCCCGCCCGGATAAGCAGTGGCCGCCCGGTGGGCGGCCACGAAAGCAAGGCTGGTCTTGCCGACCCCAGCCAGGCCGACCAGGGTGATGCCGCGCGGGCCGTCCGGGGCCGCGAGCTGGGCCGTCATCTCCTCGAGGTCGTCGTCGCGGCCGATCAGCTCGGTGGTCGGCAGCACGCGCAGGAAACCGGTCGGCGGCAGCGGGTCCTCGGTGGACTGACCGCGGGCCGCGGCCAGGAAGGCCTCCCGGTCGGCGCCACCCAGACCGAGGGCGGCCGCCAGCAACTCGACGGTGGTGCGCTGCGGCCGGGACGCACGGCCCCTTTCCAGGTCGCGGACCGTTCGCACGCCGACGGCGGCCCGGGCGGCCAGCTCGTCCTGCGTCAGGCGGGCCCGCAACCGCTCGCGGCGCAGCACAGCGTCGAATCCGCCCTGCTCCGGAGCGCTTTCTCCGCCGTTGTTCGCGACCACGCCACCGAACTTAGGGTGGGTTCAGGTATGCGGCGAGCAGAGATCGGATCTTGTCGGATTGCGGACCCAAAGCCGACGGTCAAATGCCACTAAAGACCCAGCCCGCGGGCGATCAACATGCGCTGGACCTCGGACGTGCCCTCGCCGACTTCCAGAATCTTGGCGTCGCGGTAGAAGCGGCCGACCGCCGACTCGTTCATGAAGCCGTACCCGCCGTGCACCTGCGTGGCCCAGCGGCTGTTCTCCATCGCCGCGTTGCTGGCGTTCAGCTTGGCGATCGCCGCGTACCGCTTGAAGTCCTGCCCGGCCAGCATGCGGGCGGCCGCGTCGTAGTAGCCGACCCGGGCGATGTGGGCCCGCATCTCCATGTCGGCGATCATGAACTGGACCGCCTGGTAGTTGCCGATCGGCTGGCCGAAGGCCTCGCGCTGGCCGGCGTAGCGCACGGACTCGTCGACGCAGCCCTGGGCCAGACCGACCGAGAGGGCGGCGATCGCGATCCGGCCCTCGTCGAGGATGCGCAGGAACTGGGCGAAACCGCGGCCGCGCTCACCGAGCAGGTTGGCCGCCGGGACCCGTACGTCGTCGAAGGAAAGCTCGTGGGTGTCCGAGGCGCACCAGCCGACCTTGGAGTAGCCCGGGGCGACGGTGAAGCCCGGCGTGCCCGAGGGCACGATGATCGTGGACAGCTCCTTGGAGCCGTCGGGGTTGGTGCCGGTGACCGCCATGACCGTGACCAGGCAGGTGATGTCCGTGCCGGAGTTCGTGATGAAGGCCTTGCTGCCGTTGATCACCCACTCGTCGGTGGCCTCGTCGTAGACCGCGCGGGTCTTGGTGCCGCCCGCGTCCGACCCTGTGCCGGGCTCGGTCAGGCCGAAGGCGGCCAGCGCCTCACCCGAGCAGAGCCGGGGCAGCCACTGCTCCTTCTGCTCCTGCGTGCCGAACCGGTGGATCGGCATGGCGCCCAGCGAGACCGCGGCCTCGAGCGTCACCGCCACCGAGCTGTCCACTCTGGCCAATTCCTCCAGCGCGATGCAGAGCGCGAAGTAGTCGCCGCCCATCCCGCCGAACTCCTCGGGGAACGGCAGGCCGAAAAGACCCATCTTGCCCATCTGACGAATCACGTCGTACGGGAAGGTCTTGTGCTCATAGTGCTCGGCGATCACCGGCGCGACCTGCTCGCGGGCGAACTCCTCAACGGTGACGCGCAGCGCCTCCTGCTCCTCGTCGAGCCGGAAGTCGACCATGGTGTGCTCCTGTCAGACGGGCGTGACGCCGTGGCGGCGCCGGGCGAAGAAGCGCTCCTTGCCGCGGGCGGCCCGGTAGCGGCGGATGAGTTCGTCGCGCAGGTCGCCCGGCTCGACGACGGTGTCGACGACCAGTTCGCTGGCCAGTCGCATGATGTCGATGTCCTGCTCGTACTCGGCGCGGCGCGCGGCCACGAACGCGGCCCGCTCCTCGTCGTCCGCGATGGCGGCGATCTTGTTGGCGTAGACGGCGTTCACCGCGGCCTCGGCCCCCATCACCGCGATCTTCGCGGTGGGCAGCGCGATCGTGGCCTCGGGCTCGAAGCTGGGGCCGGCCATGGCGTACAGACCGGCGCCATACGCCTTGCGGACCACCACGCAGATCTTGGGCACCGTGGCCTCCGAGATCGCGGTGATCATCTTGGCGCCGTGCCGGATGATGCCCTGTTTCTCGACCGCCGAGCCGACCATGAACCCGGGCACGTCGCAGAGGAACAGCAGCGGGACGTTGAAGGCGTCGCAAAGCTGCACGAAGCGGGACGCCTTGTCGGCCGAGTCGGGGAAGAGCACGCCGCCCTTGAACATCGAATTGTTGCCCACGACGCCCAGCACCTCGCCGTTGAGGCGGGCGAAACCGACCGTGAGCTCCTTCGCCCACAGGGCCTGGATCTCGAAGAACGAGCCCTCGTCGACCAGGCCCTTGACGTAACGCCGCATGTCGAAGGCCTGGCGCTCGCTGGCCGGGACCAGCGCGCCCAGATCGGCCCCGGTCGACGACTTCGCCTCGGCCGCGGGCGGGGTCTGCTCCCAGTTCGACGGCAGATAGGACAGATACGCCCGTACGGTGTCGAGCGCGTCCTGCTCCGTCTTGCACAGGAAGTGGCCGACGCCGGACTCCGCGCAGTGCACCCGGGCGCCGCCCATCGCCTCGAGCGTCGTCTTCTCACCGGTGACCATCTCGACCATGCGGTCGGAGCCCAGATACATGCTCGCGTTGCCGTCGACCATGGCGACGATGTCGCAGAAGGCCGGAATGTACGCCCCGCCGGCCGCCGACGGGCCGAACAGCGCGCACGCCTGCGGAATCGCGCCCGACGCCTTGACCTGGGTGTGAAAAATCTTGCCGGCGCCGCGGCGGCCCGGGAACAGCTCGACCTGGTCGGTGATGCGCGCGCCGGCCGAGTCGACCAAATAGATCATCGGTACGCCGTACTGCACGGCCCGCTCGATGATGCGGATGATCTTTTCGACCGTACGGGCGCCCCAGGAGCCCGCCTTGACCGTCGAGTCGTTCGCCATGAGGCAGACCTCGCGGCCGTCGACCCGCGCGATCCCGGTGATCACGCCATCGGCCGGCAACCCGTCGGCCAAGCTGTTGGCATAGAGCCCGTCCTCGACGAAGGAACCCTCGTCGACCAGCAGCGCGATCCGTTCGCGGGCGAAGAGCTTGCCTTTCGCGGCGTTGGCCGCGTGGTAGCGCTCGGCGCCACCGGCCAGCACCCGCTTGCGTGCCTGTGCGAGCTCGTCGCCCACCGCGACCCTCCTGAACGGTCGTTAAGACTTAACGAGCGTTAGGGTAGCGGATCCGCTCGGGCGCGGCAACGCCGGACGGGAGCCTCCGCCGGCTGCGGAGACTCCCGTCCGTTTTCATTTCTGCCGATGCCGTGGAGGGGCACCGGGTGTTACTCGGCGCCTCGTGGCACCGCACGGGTCGCACCCGGGACCGGTGCGACCCGGTCTTCCGCTAACCCCCGTGGGTAAGCGCGCTTCAGCGCAGGGTGTTGAGCAGGCCCAGGCTGCCGATACCACCGACGGTCTCGGTCAGGCCCGAGATCGGGGCGGCCTCGGTGGCGCCACCGCGGCCACCCTTCGACGCGCTGTCCGAACCGGTCGCGGCCGGCTTGGTGTAGCCGTCGTTGTCGTCGGTCGCCGGCTCCTCGCCCGCGTCGTCGTCCTGCACGTCGCCGTAGCCGTCGTTGCTCGCCGGCTTCTCGCCACCGTCGCCCTTGTAGTCGTCGTCGTCGACGTCGCCGTGGTCGCCGTCGAAGTCGTCGTCGTCACCGTGGCCGTGGCCGTGGCCCGGGCGGTCCCAGTCACGGTCACGGTCCCAGCCGCCGCGGCCGAAGTCGTCGTCGCCGTTCGCGCAGGCGGCGGCCGACTGCGCCGCACCGAGGATGCCGAGCGCGTTGCCGCAGACGTTGACCGGCACGTTGATCGGCGCCGCGAGCTGGGTGCCGTTCAGGATCCCGTTGTTGGCCCCGGTGGCCTGCACGAAGTCGTCGTCGTGGCCCGACTCGTTGCGGGAGATGGCGCGGCTGCTCGCGCTGCCCAGGAGGGCGGCCGAGTTGCCCGACAGGTTGATCGGCAGGCTGATCGGCGCGTACAGCTGGGTGCCGTTCAGGATCCCGTTGTTGACCCCGGTCGCCTGGAGGGCGCCGCCACGGCCACCACGGTGACCCTGGGCGCTCTCCTTCTTGCCCCACTTGCCGCCGCGGTGGAAGTGCCGGTCGCCGCGGGTGTCGTTCGAGCAGATGGCCTGCGAGTACGCGCCGCCCAGGATGGCCAGCGAGTTGCCGCAGACGTTGATCGGAACGTCGATCGGCGCGTAGATCTGCGTGCCGTTCGCGATGCCGTTGTTGAACCCGGTGTACTGGGTGTCGCCCCAGCCGTTCTCGGTGGTGCGCTTGCTCTCGGCCTTACGGCCGTTGACGCCGACGCCGGCCGCGCCGGCGTGACCGAGCACCGCGGCCGAGTTGCCGACCACGTTGACCGGGACGCTGACCGGCAGGTACGCCTGGGTGCCGTTGGCGATGCCGTTGTTGACCCCGGTCACCTGGGCGTTGCCGCGGCGGCCGCTCTCGGTGCGGTTGAACCCGACGCCCTGGGCGTCGGCCGCGCCGAGGATCGCCAGCGAGTTGCCGACGACGTTGATCGGGACGTTGACCGGCACGGCGATCTGGGTGCCGTTCAGGATGCCGTTGTTGGCTCCGGTGATCTGCTTGCTGTCGGCCTGCGCGGCAGCCGGGGCGAACAGCAGGGCGCCGGCGGCCAGGACACCGACACTCAGAGTCTTACGAACCCAAGTCTTCATGAGAAAAGAAATGCCTTTCAATAATGTTTCGGCAGTGGTGTTGCTTATTGAGTTGTGTGGGTGTTCCGGAACTGCATTCGGGCGCAGCGGTGCCCTGGCTCGGTTTCTTTCTGCCCTGACCCCGCTTGTCGACGTGCGCCCATGGCGCTTCGGTGCGGTGCATGTGATTCAGGCGTGGTTGATTCGCCGCTTGTTCGCAAGCGGTTGGGGAATCGGGCCGGAACGCGGACACCGAAGCCGGTGCCGTGCCGGTGACCGGCGATCGGGCGGATCGCCGTACGCCATCACTCAGTCAGGTGAGACGGTCGGTTCCTCGGCGTCGTGCCGCCGGGCCTCGACATCGGACGCGATCGCAGCCGCATGGCTCACCATGGCGCTGCTGGCGATCGCGGCCGGCAGGAAGGCGGCGGAGCCACCGTCCGTCGGAGTCCCCGACCCGCTGGTCGGAGTGCCGCTGACGTCCCCGAGGTGCAGCCGCAGAGGTGCCGCGGGTCCGTTTCTCCCGGGGGTGCTGTCCTCCTGCGCCGTCTCCGGCGCCGCGATCACCGCGTGAGCGGTGCGGTGGTGCCGGTGGGCGGACGGTGCGGAGGAGGCCTTGCCGCGCCTGACCGCGGCCACGGTGTGGTGACCGGCGGCCGGCGCGGGCCGGGCCTGGTCGATCGCTTGCTGTTCCGGCTGCTCCGGCCGCGGGCGAGTCTCCTCGTGCGGCGGGGAAGCGGCCGGTTCTTCCACCTCGTACGGCGGCTCCTCGTCGGCCGGGAGCTCGTCGGAGCTCGGCCGCTCGGAGTCCTGCCGGTCGGGCGCCGCTTCGCCGGTGAGGCGAATTGGGGCGGCGACCTCTCCCAGCACCGCGTCGACGTCGGCGAAGACGTCCACAGTGGCCGGGGGGACGTCGTGGACCTCGTCGTCGCGCGTCCGATCCAGCCGGGTCAGAACCGGCCGGGGTACGTCGAGGATGTCGGCCACGAACTGGTGATCGTGGTGTGCCGGTCGAGTGTTCTCCAGCGGCTGGACGGCCGCCTGCAGGAGATCGGTGACCGGCGAGGCGACGTCGAAGCCCGTCACGGAGCCGAGCAACGAGCCGTCCGGCCCGTCGGCACGGTCCGCGGCCTGGGCCGCAGCGCCGGTGAGCAGCCAGGCCGCACCGGCCAGGCCGCCGACGACGAGCACACGCAGACCCCACCGGACTCCGGTGTGTCGCGCACGGTTCCCCGACCGCCGCTCCGCCCCCTGGATGTGAGGCGGCAAGGGCGTGGGTTCGCCGGCGAGCGGAACCGACGGCGACAGGAACGCCACGCGCGCTGCGCGCCCGGCCCCCAGTCCCGTCATGGATCCGCCCCTCGTCGTTTCGGCTGAACCGATGGCCGCTTCTTCGCCGGTGGTGTTTCTGCGAACCGGCGGTATCGGCCACTCGATATTGGTAACGAAACGACGGAGGGCGGGTCACGCGAACAAATAGGAAAAATGATCGCCGGTCAGGGGCGGAGAATCACACCAATCTGGTCCGCGGTCCGGCTCGAAGAACACCCGACGGGAGTGTGCGACCGAGCAGCTTCTCGGCCGTCTCGGCGGTGCTGATCAGGCGATCCAGGTCGATTCCGGTGTCGATGCCCATGTCGTGCAGCATGTGGACGACCTCCTCCGTCGCCACGTTCCCGGAGGCGCCCGGAGCGTACGGGCAGCCGCCGATCCCGCCGACGCTCGCGTCGAACTCGGTGATCCCCAGGTCGAGCGCGGTCACGATGTTGGCCAGGCCCGTGCCGCGCGTGTTGTGGAAGTGCAGCAGGTCAGGGCGTACGGCGGAAAGAAGGTCACGCACCCGGCGCGGGGTCGCCATGCCGGTGGTGTCGCCGAAAGCGATGCGGTCGGCACCGTCGGCCCGCACCCGCGCCACGATGCCGGCCACCCGATCGGGGTCGATGTCGCCCTCGAACGGGCATCCGAAGCTGGTCGCCACAATCACCTCGACGGTGGCGCCGGCCTCGTGGATCAGCGGAATGAGCGAGGCGATGTCGTCGAGCGACTCGTCGGTCGAGCGATTCAAGTTGCGCCGGTTGTGAGTGTCCGAAGCGGACACCACGACCTCGATCTCGCGGAAACCCGCGGCCAGGGCCCGCTGCGCGCCCCGGGTGTTGGGGATCAGCGCCGAATAACGGATCTCGGGGTGACGGTTGACCCGGGCCCACACCTCGTCGGCGTCGGCCATCTGCGGGATCGCCTTGGGATGGACGAAGGAGACCGCCTCGATCCGCCGGACACCGGTCTCGCTCAGCGCGTCGATCAGCCGGACCTTGGCCTCGGCCGGAATCGGATCCTCGTTCTGCAGGCCGTCGCGGGGGGCGACCTCGCGGATGCTCACCATCACGTCCGTCACCTCATCCGGGAGACGATGCCGGTGTCGTAGTCGCCCGAGAGGAACTCCTCGTTCTCGAGCAGCTCGGCGAAGAAGGGCAGATTGTTCTTGGGACCGGCGATCTGAAAACCGGCCACCGCCGTACGGGCTCGGGCGATCGCCTCGTCGCGGTCGGCGCCGAAGACGATCAGCTTGGCCATCAGGGAGTCGTACGACATGCCGACCGTGGTGCCCTCGGCATAGCCCGCATCGACCCGGATGTCGTCGCCGGTCGGCTCGACCCACGTGGTGACCTTGCCCGGGCCGGGCAGGAAGCGCCTCGGATCCTCGGCGTTGACCCGCAGCTCGATCGCGTGGCCCCGGGTCGCGCTGCTCACGGTGACCTCTTCGCCCGCCGCGATGAGCAGCTGCTGCTCGACCAGGTCGATGCCGTGGATCAGCTCGGTGATCGGGTGCTCGACCTGCAGCCGGGTGTTCATCTCGAGGAAGAAGAACTCGCCGGTGACCGGGTCGAGCAGGCACTCCACCGTGCCGGCGTTGCGATAGCCGACCGCTTCACCCGCCTTGACCGCGGCCGCCAGGAAGCGTTCGCGCAGCTCGGGGTCGACGGCCGGGCTCGGGGCCTCCTCCACCAGCTTCTGGTTGCGGCGCTGCACCGAGCACTCGCGCTCGGAAAGGGCGATCACGCGGCCGTCGGGCAGACCCAGGATCTGCACCTCGACGTGGCGTACCCGGGGGAAATAGCGCTCGATCAGCACGTCGCCGCTACCGAACATGCGCTCGGCGAACGTACGCACCTTGCCGAGCTCGCGGCGCAGGGCGTCCTCGTCGTTCGCGACCGCCATACCCATGCCGCCGCCGCCCGCGGCCGCCTTGACCATCACCGGGTAGCCGATCGCGGACGCGGCCTCGATCGCCTCGCTCTCGGTGGCAACCGGCTCCTGCGTGCCCGGAGCGACCGGGACGCCGGCCGCGGCCATCAGGTTGCGCGCGTTGATCTTGTCGCCCATGGCCTCGATCGCGTCAGCGCCCGGGCCGACCCAGATCAGGCCGTTCTGTTCGACCAGACGGGCGAAGCCGGCGTTCTCACTGAGGAAGCCGTAACCCGGGTGGATGGCCTGGGCGCCGGTGGATTTCGCGGCGGCCAGGATCGCGTCGGCGTTGCGATAGCTCCGGGCCGGGTCGGCCGGGCCGACACAGACCGCCTCGTCGGCCTCGCGGACGAACGGCATGTCCTCGTCGGCGTCGGAATGCACCGCGATCGTGCGGACGCCGAGCCTGCGGGCGGTGCGGATGATCCGGCGGGCGATCTCGCCCCGGTTGGCGATGAGCAGCGAGTCGATCATCGTTGACCTTCTCTTCTCTTTGTTCAGGCCCTTGTGAGGCCGTTGTCTTCCGCTTTCAGCAGGCCCTTATGAGGCCTTTGTCCGAACGCTCTCGGCTCGCGACCCGCATTTCCTACCGCCCGATCAGGGCGTGCATCGTGGCCTCGCGCAGCAGGGCCGCCCGGCGGCGACGGTCCACCTCGCCGCCGAGGAAGGGGGTCGAGTTCATCAGACCGAACGCCGAGTGGGCGAGCACCCGGGCCTCGGGGGCGTCGAGCTCGGGACGCAGCGTGGCCAGCACCCCCACCCACTCCTCGACGTAGAGGCGCTGGAGGCGGCGGATCTGGCGGCGCGGCTCCTCGGGCAGACGGTCCAGCTCGTGCAGGTGCAGCGCGATGACGGCCGGGTTGTTCAGCGCGAACTCGACGTGGAAGTCGATCAGGTCGGCCAGCGCGGCGCTCGCGTCCTCGGGGTGCTGGCCGACGCGGGCCTTGCCGCCGTGCAGCAGGCTCTCGCTGACCGGGATCAGCGCGGCGACCAGCATCGCCTCCTTGCCGGCGAAGTGGTGATAGAGCGCCGGGCCGGTCACCCCGGCCGCCGAGCCGATGTCGTCCATCGAGACACCGTGATAGCCACGGGCCGCGAAAAGTCCGACCGCGATCTCGAGGATCTCGTCGCGGCGCGACCGCCGCCGGGGCGCGGGCGGGCCCTGACGCTGTTGCTGATCAACCGTTGTCACGTGGTCACTTTAACGCGCTGTCAACCCCCGGCCTTAACGGGCGTTCAGGATGTGGAACGGCCCTCCACCGCGGCCACCGCCTCGTCGTGCACCCGCTGGGCCACATCGCGGCTTGACGAGTCGGCGGGCATGCGCGCCAGCAGTGCCCGCAGCAGCGCCTCGGCCTCGGCCGCCCGGCCCGAACGCAGCAGCGCCTCGCCCCGCATGCCCTCCAGACGGTCGGCCTGATCGGTCGCGCCGATCGAGGTCAGCCGCTCGGGAGCGTCACTCAGATGCGGCAGCGCCTCCTCGTAACGCCCGCGGGACATCAACAGGTTACCGGCCTCGTACGCGGTCAGCGCGTGCTGGAAGACCGCGTTCGGCTCGGCGGCCAGCTCCGGCGGCAACTCGTCGAACTTCCGGTCGATCTGTTCGATCACCTCCAGGCCGCGGTCGGGCTGGTCGGCGTAGCTCAAGGCGCCGACCCCCCGGCGCAACGCCCGCAGCTCGCCGATCAGGTCACCCGACTCCCGCAGGGCCGAGGCCGCGGCCAGGAAAGTGTCGGCCGCCTCGGCGTCGCGATCCATGTCGTAGAGCAGGCCGGCGGCGTCCTCGGCGATCTGGCCCCGGCCCGCCGGGTTGCCGTCCAGCCGCTCGATCAGCGTGCGGTAAAGGGTGAGGGCGCCGTCGGGGTCGCCGATCTGGCGATACAGCCCGGCCAGCAGATAGCGCGCGTTGTCGGCCGCATCGTCGTCCTCGAGCGTTTCGAAGCCGGCCAGCGCCTCCTCGGCCACCTCGGCCGCTTCGACCGGGCGGCCGGCCAGGCGGTAGGCGTTGGCCAGGTCGTAGCGGGCGTGCGCACCGGCGGCGTCGAACCCGGCTTCGGCGCAGAGGGCGACCGCCTCGACCAGGTCGGTGATCGCCTCGTCGGGCCGGCCCAGCTGCATCAGGGCGGTGCCCCGGCCCAGGCGGGCGGGCAGCGCCTTGGCCTGCTCGCCGGTGGCGATGACGCCGCTGAACACCTCGACCTGCTCGGCCGGGTCGCCTAGGGCGTGCCCGAGGATCGTGCCGGCCTCGGCGATGCGCCGGGCGGGCCCGTGGACGCGATAGAACTCCCACGCCTCACGCGCCGCGGCCAGTGCCTCGTCGTGCCGGTGGCCGGCCATCCGGTTGCGGGCGCGCAGCATCGCGTGCATCGCCACCATGCGCGGCTCACCCGTCCGGGCGGCCAGCTCGTCGCCACGGTCGCTGGCCTCGTTCGCCTCGTCGAGACGGCCGTTCATCAGGTGCAATATGGACAGCCGGGCCCAAGCGTCGGCCTGCTCGAAGGCGCCACCGTGCTGCTGCTGATAGTCGACGTCGGCCCGGACCGGCGCCTCGTCGACCGGCTCACCGGCGTATCCGCGATCGAGCGCGATCCGGGCCCGCAGCGCACTGGCTTCCCGAGCCGCATCAGCCTCGCCGGCACCCGTCCCGCTTCTCGCGCTCGCGCCACCCGCGCCGCTTCCCGGAACTGAGCCGCCGTCGGCAACCGCGTCGGCCGCACCCGCGACGCTCCCCGCGTCCGCGCCGCCGCCCGCGCTGCTCCCCGCACCAGCACTGCTGCTTGCGCCGCCGACCTCGGCGAACAGGTCGACCGCCCGTGACCAGTGCTCGCCGGCGCCGGCCGAACGCATCCGGTTGCCGAGCATCACCTCGCGACGCGCCCGGAGCAGCGGGTCGTCGAGGTGCGGGAAGCGCGCGTCGAGCGCCTCCAGCGTCGCGGTCAGGGCGGCGTCCTGATCGTCGCGCCAATGCTGCCGGGCCAGATCGAGCAGCTCGGCCGCGCTCGCGTCGACCGGCACATTCGGTTTGTCCGGCTGGTCGGTGAAGACGACAGCGTGCGCGGAGTCAGACGCGACAGCCGGAGTGGCCGGACCCGCGCGACGGGCTGTCGGTGAGAGGGGCAGCACCACCCCGTACGGCTCGGCGGCCAGGTCGGCGGCGATCCACCGGCTCTGGTGGTCGTTGCCGTTACGCTCGTCGAACTGCTTGGCCAGCTCGGTGGCGCGGGCCGCCAGCTCGACACCCAGCGCCGAAGCCGACAGGTCGTCGTGGTCGCGCCGATGGATGATCGTGTCG from the Paractinoplanes abujensis genome contains:
- a CDS encoding acyl-CoA dehydrogenase family protein, whose protein sequence is MVDFRLDEEQEALRVTVEEFAREQVAPVIAEHYEHKTFPYDVIRQMGKMGLFGLPFPEEFGGMGGDYFALCIALEELARVDSSVAVTLEAAVSLGAMPIHRFGTQEQKEQWLPRLCSGEALAAFGLTEPGTGSDAGGTKTRAVYDEATDEWVINGSKAFITNSGTDITCLVTVMAVTGTNPDGSKELSTIIVPSGTPGFTVAPGYSKVGWCASDTHELSFDDVRVPAANLLGERGRGFAQFLRILDEGRIAIAALSVGLAQGCVDESVRYAGQREAFGQPIGNYQAVQFMIADMEMRAHIARVGYYDAAARMLAGQDFKRYAAIAKLNASNAAMENSRWATQVHGGYGFMNESAVGRFYRDAKILEVGEGTSEVQRMLIARGLGL
- a CDS encoding acyl-CoA carboxylase subunit beta; amino-acid sequence: MGDELAQARKRVLAGGAERYHAANAAKGKLFARERIALLVDEGSFVEDGLYANSLADGLPADGVITGIARVDGREVCLMANDSTVKAGSWGARTVEKIIRIIERAVQYGVPMIYLVDSAGARITDQVELFPGRRGAGKIFHTQVKASGAIPQACALFGPSAAGGAYIPAFCDIVAMVDGNASMYLGSDRMVEMVTGEKTTLEAMGGARVHCAESGVGHFLCKTEQDALDTVRAYLSYLPSNWEQTPPAAEAKSSTGADLGALVPASERQAFDMRRYVKGLVDEGSFFEIQALWAKELTVGFARLNGEVLGVVGNNSMFKGGVLFPDSADKASRFVQLCDAFNVPLLFLCDVPGFMVGSAVEKQGIIRHGAKMITAISEATVPKICVVVRKAYGAGLYAMAGPSFEPEATIALPTAKIAVMGAEAAVNAVYANKIAAIADDEERAAFVAARRAEYEQDIDIMRLASELVVDTVVEPGDLRDELIRRYRAARGKERFFARRRHGVTPV
- a CDS encoding chaplin family protein — its product is MKTWVRKTLSVGVLAAGALLFAPAAAQADSKQITGANNGILNGTQIAVPVNVPINVVGNSLAILGAADAQGVGFNRTESGRRGNAQVTGVNNGIANGTQAYLPVSVPVNVVGNSAAVLGHAGAAGVGVNGRKAESKRTTENGWGDTQYTGFNNGIANGTQIYAPIDVPINVCGNSLAILGGAYSQAICSNDTRGDRHFHRGGKWGKKESAQGHRGGRGGALQATGVNNGILNGTQLYAPISLPINLSGNSAALLGSASSRAISRNESGHDDDFVQATGANNGILNGTQLAAPINVPVNVCGNALGILGAAQSAAACANGDDDFGRGGWDRDRDWDRPGHGHGHGDDDDFDGDHGDVDDDDYKGDGGEKPASNDGYGDVQDDDAGEEPATDDNDGYTKPAATGSDSASKGGRGGATEAAPISGLTETVGGIGSLGLLNTLR
- a CDS encoding hydroxymethylglutaryl-CoA lyase, with translation MVSIREVAPRDGLQNEDPIPAEAKVRLIDALSETGVRRIEAVSFVHPKAIPQMADADEVWARVNRHPEIRYSALIPNTRGAQRALAAGFREIEVVVSASDTHNRRNLNRSTDESLDDIASLIPLIHEAGATVEVIVATSFGCPFEGDIDPDRVAGIVARVRADGADRIAFGDTTGMATPRRVRDLLSAVRPDLLHFHNTRGTGLANIVTALDLGITEFDASVGGIGGCPYAPGASGNVATEEVVHMLHDMGIDTGIDLDRLISTAETAEKLLGRTLPSGVLRAGPRTRLV
- a CDS encoding acetyl-CoA carboxylase biotin carboxylase subunit, coding for MIDSLLIANRGEIARRIIRTARRLGVRTIAVHSDADEDMPFVREADEAVCVGPADPARSYRNADAILAAAKSTGAQAIHPGYGFLSENAGFARLVEQNGLIWVGPGADAIEAMGDKINARNLMAAAGVPVAPGTQEPVATESEAIEAASAIGYPVMVKAAAGGGGMGMAVANDEDALRRELGKVRTFAERMFGSGDVLIERYFPRVRHVEVQILGLPDGRVIALSERECSVQRRNQKLVEEAPSPAVDPELRERFLAAAVKAGEAVGYRNAGTVECLLDPVTGEFFFLEMNTRLQVEHPITELIHGIDLVEQQLLIAAGEEVTVSSATRGHAIELRVNAEDPRRFLPGPGKVTTWVEPTGDDIRVDAGYAEGTTVGMSYDSLMAKLIVFGADRDEAIARARTAVAGFQIAGPKNNLPFFAELLENEEFLSGDYDTGIVSRMR
- a CDS encoding TetR/AcrR family transcriptional regulator, producing the protein MTTVDQQQRQGPPAPRRRSRRDEILEIAVGLFAARGYHGVSMDDIGSAAGVTGPALYHHFAGKEAMLVAALIPVSESLLHGGKARVGQHPEDASAALADLIDFHVEFALNNPAVIALHLHELDRLPEEPRRQIRRLQRLYVEEWVGVLATLRPELDAPEARVLAHSAFGLMNSTPFLGGEVDRRRRAALLREATMHALIGR
- a CDS encoding tetratricopeptide repeat protein: MRTAEELWELYHQAYALPYGAAQIALVEEIVRHVDTVNDPRLAFAARLLATTAYTYGGEPAKAFVSFSWTVADFDRNPGAHHGPGKHQLLWQFKTMVSSMTKFPQIPLERTYAVLDDMERRYREDGHGQQAVYKLRYLVADHVGAPEAADWFARWQAAPRDDLSDCIGCDPSAVAGYYNEHERYDDVIATAEPVLSGALDCTEQPQGILRQLMVAYVRTGRLDEAADAHRRSYRLERGNLADLRSLGTHLAFCARTGNEHRGLEILQRHIDWLDKAPSPSADMHFSADAAMLLRRLTDLGHGDTIIHRRDHDDLSASALGVELAARATELAKQFDERNGNDHQSRWIAADLAAEPYGVVLPLSPTARRAGPATPAVASDSAHAVVFTDQPDKPNVPVDASAAELLDLARQHWRDDQDAALTATLEALDARFPHLDDPLLRARREVMLGNRMRSAGAGEHWSRAVDLFAEVGGASSSAGAGSSAGGGADAGSVAGAADAVADGGSVPGSGAGGASARSGTGAGEADAAREASALRARIALDRGYAGEPVDEAPVRADVDYQQQHGGAFEQADAWARLSILHLMNGRLDEANEASDRGDELAARTGEPRMVAMHAMLRARNRMAGHRHDEALAAAREAWEFYRVHGPARRIAEAGTILGHALGDPAEQVEVFSGVIATGEQAKALPARLGRGTALMQLGRPDEAITDLVEAVALCAEAGFDAAGAHARYDLANAYRLAGRPVEAAEVAEEALAGFETLEDDDAADNARYLLAGLYRQIGDPDGALTLYRTLIERLDGNPAGRGQIAEDAAGLLYDMDRDAEAADTFLAAASALRESGDLIGELRALRRGVGALSYADQPDRGLEVIEQIDRKFDELPPELAAEPNAVFQHALTAYEAGNLLMSRGRYEEALPHLSDAPERLTSIGATDQADRLEGMRGEALLRSGRAAEAEALLRALLARMPADSSSRDVAQRVHDEAVAAVEGRSTS